A DNA window from Mesotoga sp. UBA6090 contains the following coding sequences:
- a CDS encoding ATP-binding protein: protein MVDLQPFFEIQERLLSSVPIKFKRYAYASINWNDPLLGIVGARGCGKTTLLLQRILEKGQKGFLYISGDNPLVLREGIYGIGDTFFKLGGKTLVVDEAHRQPGWANDIKALHDSHPEKQIHFSGSSKYSVVKGTADLSRRAVLNELRHLSFREFINLERGEDFPALDLSELLKNHMETCRELQKLEPLELFREYLRIGSYPFRLSYASYYERLLNTLDKSIYQDVVEQDSLRGEASAIIKKIIAFVATSVVPSISPESLCKELGITKVTLYSYLDSLERAGVLRRVLPCGRGVKGMRSGSKVFLGETNLYYALGLSQWNLEANMGTIREAFFVSQVSHLGICVPSTGDFSLREEDKEITLEVGGPDKGRRQLKDSSNGFVLRDGIEIGFGNTIPLFLFGFLY from the coding sequence ATGGTAGACCTTCAACCTTTTTTTGAAATCCAGGAGAGACTGCTGAGCTCTGTTCCTATTAAGTTCAAGCGTTACGCATATGCGTCGATAAATTGGAATGACCCGCTTCTGGGTATCGTTGGAGCGAGGGGCTGTGGAAAGACGACTTTGCTTTTGCAGAGAATCCTTGAAAAAGGACAAAAGGGTTTCTTATACATTTCTGGAGATAACCCATTAGTTCTTAGAGAGGGAATCTACGGCATAGGAGACACATTCTTCAAGCTTGGCGGCAAGACACTTGTGGTAGATGAAGCTCATAGACAGCCAGGATGGGCAAATGACATCAAGGCCTTGCATGACTCGCATCCGGAAAAGCAGATTCACTTCTCGGGCAGCTCGAAATACTCCGTAGTGAAAGGGACCGCAGACCTCTCAAGGCGAGCAGTATTGAATGAACTCAGGCATCTCTCATTCAGGGAATTCATAAATCTGGAAAGGGGAGAAGACTTTCCAGCATTAGATCTTAGTGAGCTCCTCAAGAATCACATGGAGACTTGCAGGGAGCTTCAGAAGCTAGAACCGCTGGAACTGTTCAGGGAGTATTTGAGGATTGGTTCATATCCTTTCCGCCTTTCGTACGCATCTTACTATGAGAGACTACTTAACACTCTAGATAAGTCGATCTATCAGGATGTTGTTGAGCAAGACTCACTGAGAGGCGAGGCTTCAGCAATCATCAAGAAGATCATCGCCTTTGTAGCCACTAGTGTTGTTCCATCGATCTCCCCGGAATCGCTTTGCAAGGAGTTAGGAATAACCAAAGTCACCCTCTACAGCTATCTGGATTCCCTAGAGAGGGCAGGAGTACTGAGAAGAGTTCTTCCATGCGGGAGAGGAGTAAAAGGAATGCGCAGCGGTTCGAAAGTCTTTCTCGGCGAAACCAATCTCTATTATGCTCTTGGCCTTTCGCAATGGAATCTTGAGGCAAACATGGGAACTATACGCGAAGCCTTTTTCGTCTCACAAGTTAGTCACCTAGGGATTTGCGTACCATCAACTGGAGACTTCTCCCTGCGTGAAGAAGACAAGGAGATAACCCTCGAAGTCGGTGGTCCAGACAAGGGAAGACGCCAGCTAAAAGATTCTTCAAACGGATTCGTGCTGCGTGATGGAATCGAAATCGGATTTGGAAACACCATCCCGCTATTCCTCTTCGGGTTCCTCTATTAG
- a CDS encoding type IV toxin-antitoxin system AbiEi family antitoxin domain-containing protein — translation MNDLERIKQIAAENNGFVETCDVVAQGIRKEELRRLLELGQLERVSRGIYFLSENIIDEYKILQMRCKSCVFSHTTSLYLLGLSDRAPSKYHITVSQGSNVTHLSKERSDLVFHYVKRSLFDLGLANVKSPFGNNVRSYDSERTICDLLKEKDKFDIQIVSNALRFYFRGVHDIAKLSKYSRILGVEDLLHTYTEVLL, via the coding sequence ATGAATGACCTCGAGAGGATCAAACAAATCGCTGCCGAAAACAATGGTTTTGTTGAAACCTGTGATGTTGTAGCACAAGGAATTAGAAAGGAAGAGCTAAGAAGGCTTCTTGAGCTGGGACAGCTTGAGAGGGTCTCGCGGGGAATATACTTCTTATCAGAAAACATAATAGATGAGTACAAGATACTCCAGATGAGGTGCAAATCTTGTGTCTTCTCTCACACAACATCCCTCTATCTATTGGGTCTCTCAGACCGGGCACCATCCAAATACCATATTACTGTATCTCAAGGATCAAACGTAACCCATCTTTCGAAAGAGCGTAGTGATCTGGTTTTCCATTACGTGAAACGATCCCTTTTTGACCTGGGTTTGGCCAATGTCAAATCGCCTTTTGGAAACAATGTAAGGTCTTACGATTCCGAAAGAACCATCTGTGATCTGCTAAAGGAGAAAGATAAGTTTGATATTCAGATCGTCTCGAATGCCTTGAGATTTTACTTCAGAGGCGTGCATGATATTGCGAAACTATCGAAATACTCGCGGATTTTGGGAGTTGAAGATCTCTTGCATACTTATACAGAGGTTCTGCTGTGA
- a CDS encoding nucleotidyl transferase AbiEii/AbiGii toxin family protein, which translates to MINPEKLKKEIRKIAAEKDLRAGEILHMFMFERFIDRLARSRYKEFFILKGGLLIASIVGIGQRTTIDMDTTVKNIAMNEDTLKKVVSEIIEIALDDGVSFQFERIVPIREEDEYNNFRVSLEARFGRIRIPMRIDMTTGDAITPGEIDYQYRSIFGEEKIIIKAYTLETILAEKYETILRRSVLSSRPRDLYDVHTLFRLKKGQISTPTLKKAIENTALRRRSSNILADYESVVYELMDSEYQKRLWENYQNENSYAKGIQFNDALETVKIIGDLLENSDRLSFH; encoded by the coding sequence GTGATAAACCCCGAAAAGCTGAAAAAAGAGATTCGCAAAATCGCCGCAGAGAAAGACTTGAGGGCGGGAGAGATTCTTCACATGTTCATGTTCGAAAGATTTATTGACCGACTGGCCAGATCCCGTTACAAAGAGTTCTTCATATTGAAGGGAGGGCTTCTTATCGCATCTATTGTAGGTATTGGGCAGAGAACTACAATAGATATGGATACGACGGTGAAGAACATTGCAATGAATGAAGATACGCTGAAAAAGGTTGTGAGCGAAATAATCGAAATAGCTCTAGATGATGGGGTTAGTTTTCAGTTCGAGCGAATAGTGCCTATACGCGAGGAAGACGAATACAACAACTTCCGTGTTTCTTTGGAAGCAAGATTCGGTCGAATCAGAATTCCAATGAGAATTGACATGACAACTGGAGATGCGATAACTCCCGGAGAAATCGACTACCAGTATCGCTCAATCTTCGGAGAAGAGAAAATCATCATAAAAGCATATACATTGGAAACGATACTCGCCGAGAAATACGAAACTATCTTGAGAAGAAGTGTCTTGAGTTCTCGTCCTAGAGATCTGTACGACGTTCACACGCTTTTCAGACTGAAGAAAGGCCAAATCTCCACACCGACACTAAAGAAAGCAATTGAAAACACCGCACTTAGACGACGATCATCCAATATACTCGCTGATTACGAAAGCGTTGTCTACGAACTCATGGACTCTGAGTATCAGAAAAGACTCTGGGAAAACTATCAAAATGAAAACAGCTATGCCAAAGGCATTCAGTTCAACGACGCACTTGAAACAGTGAAGATAATCGGTGACCTTCTCGAAAACTCTGATAGACTGAGTTTTCATTGA